CTTCGTGGGAATAGGCGGGATCGGCATGAGCGGCATCGCCGAGGTCCTTCTCACTCTGGGCTACAGGGTGAGCGGCTCGGACCTCCGGCGCTCCCCCATAACCGACCGGCTGGAAACCCTCGGGGCGCAGATTCAGATCGGCCACCGGGCCGAAAACGTAGGCGATTCCTTCGTCGTGGTCATAAGCTCGGCGGTGAGCGCCGACAATCCCGAGGTCGAAAGCGCCCACGAGAAACTCATTCCCGTCATTCCCCGCGCGGAGATGCTGGCGGAGCTGATGCGGATGAAATACGGGGTCGCGGTCGCCGGGGCGCACGGAAAGACCACCACCACCTCGATGGTCGCGGCGATTTTGTCGGAGGCGGGGCTCGACCCCACCGTCGTCGTCGGCGGCAAGATAGGCAAGCTGGGCTCGAACGCAAGGCTGGGGCAGGGCAAATTCCTCGTGGCCGAGGCCGACGAAAGCGACGGGAGCTTTCTGCTCCTCGCGCCGACGGTGGCGGTGATAACCAACATCGACCGCGAGCACATGAACTATTACCTCACCGAGGAGGCCATCGAGCGGGCTTTCATCGATTTCGCAAACAAGGTTCCCTTTTACGGGGCGGTCATCCTCTGCCTCGAAGACGCGAGAATTCAGGGGATACTTCCCTGCCTCAAGCGCCGCACCATCACCTACGGGCTCGGGAGGCAGGCCGACCTTTACGCCCGCCACGTCACCATGAGCGGGGGAAAGACCACCTTCGAGGTGGTGAAGGACCAAAAGACCCTCGCGAAGCTTACCATCTCTCTGCCCGGCCAGCACAACGTGCTTAACGCTCTGGCGGCCTTCTGCGTCGGCCTCGAACTCGGCGCTGCGCCGGAGACCATCGCTTCGGCGCTCGAAGAGTTCGGAGGGGTGGACCGCCGGTCGCAGATAAAGGGCGAGGCCGGGGGCGTTATCGTCATGGACGACTACGCGCACCACCCGACGGAGATAGAAGCGGCCCTGAAGGGGCTTCGCGAGGCATGGGACAGGCGCATAATCGCCCTTTTCCAGCCCCACCGCTACTCCCGCACCCAGGATCTGGCCGAGCGCTTCCACACGGCCTTTTACAGCGCGGACTGCGTCTTCGTGACGGACATATATCCCGCGGGGGAGACTCCCATAGAGGGCGTGGACGGGCAGAGCCTCGCGGAGGGGATACGCCTTCACGGCCACCGCTTCGCCAGACACGCCGGCAACTGGGAGGAAGCCGCCGCCGCCGTGGCGGCCGAGGCGAGGGAGGGCGACCTGATAGTAACTCTGGGGGCGGGCAACATCTGGCAGGCTTCGGAGAAAATCCTCTCCATACTGAGCGGGAGCGGCAGTGATGAATAGTTTCAGCGCGATAGAGCTGATTCAAAGGATGGTGAGGGGCCAGGTCGCCCTGAACGTCCCGATGTCCACGCTGACCTCGGTCAGGACGGGCGGCCATGCTGACATCCTCATCACCCCCGCGGACGTTGAGGACCTTTCGACTGTCCTCAAATTCCTCGCCCAGCGCGGGATAAAGTATTTCGTACTGGGAGGAGGCTCCGGGATTATCGTGCGGGACGGAGGCATACGCGGCGCGGTCATCCGCCTCGGCCCGAATTTTCAGCGTCTCGAGGTAGTCTCCGGGGGGAAGGAGCCTGTTCTTCGGGCGCAGGCGGGCCTCTCCCTTACCGAGTTCGTGAGGAAAGCCTCCGAGGATTC
The sequence above is a segment of the bacterium genome. Coding sequences within it:
- a CDS encoding UDP-N-acetylmuramate--L-alanine ligase, with product MFKTDRKIHFVGIGGIGMSGIAEVLLTLGYRVSGSDLRRSPITDRLETLGAQIQIGHRAENVGDSFVVVISSAVSADNPEVESAHEKLIPVIPRAEMLAELMRMKYGVAVAGAHGKTTTTSMVAAILSEAGLDPTVVVGGKIGKLGSNARLGQGKFLVAEADESDGSFLLLAPTVAVITNIDREHMNYYLTEEAIERAFIDFANKVPFYGAVILCLEDARIQGILPCLKRRTITYGLGRQADLYARHVTMSGGKTTFEVVKDQKTLAKLTISLPGQHNVLNALAAFCVGLELGAAPETIASALEEFGGVDRRSQIKGEAGGVIVMDDYAHHPTEIEAALKGLREAWDRRIIALFQPHRYSRTQDLAERFHTAFYSADCVFVTDIYPAGETPIEGVDGQSLAEGIRLHGHRFARHAGNWEEAAAAVAAEAREGDLIVTLGAGNIWQASEKILSILSGSGSDE